One part of the Solanum dulcamara chromosome 8, daSolDulc1.2, whole genome shotgun sequence genome encodes these proteins:
- the LOC129901357 gene encoding putative pentatricopeptide repeat-containing protein At1g12700, mitochondrial, with protein MNRISLRSGIPFISFFSDSSITLTSYSNKSISVKGNFECLDDAVSVFHQMVTMKHYSAAVSLFREMWKLGIPINGVILNIVVNSYCLMHRVDCGFSVLPIYLKNGIPFNTITFNTLLRGIFAENKIKDAVELFKKLVRENICEPDEVTYGTVMNGLCKRGHTQKTLSLLQLMEQGNTKPNIFNYNIIIDALCRDGNSDAAINIMNEMKQKGLLEVGRIGDAENIYAEMLSTGPTPDKYTHSTLLNGYFKYGLVEEAMSFFNKLEREIEYTSIEVYNVVIDGLCKNGKLDKARVIFEKLSLIGMLPNVRTYTIMINGFSFEGFLDEAKDMLRKMEDNGCTPNNVTYNVFCARISKVQQN; from the exons ATGAATAGAATTTCTCTGCGCTCTGGTATTCCCtttatctctttcttttctgattcttcaattACACTCACAAGTTACAGTAATAAATCCATTTCAGTAAAGGGGAATTTTGAGTGTTTAGATGATGCTGTTAGTGTCTTCCATCAAATGGTTACAATGAAGCATTATTCTGCTGCCGTTTCTCTTTTTCgagaaatgtggaaattgggtATCCCAATTAATGGAGTCATCTTGAATATCGTGGTTAACAGCTATTGCCTGATGCATCGTGTTGATTGTGGGTTTTCGGTGTTACCCATTTACTTGAAGAATGGCATTCCGTTTAATACCATCACCTTTAACACCCTATTAAGAGGAATCTTTGCTGAAAATAAGATCAAAGATGCtgttgaattgttcaaaaaatTGGTGAGAGAGAATATTTGTGAACCTGATGAAGTTACATATGGAACCGTAATGAATGGGCTCTGCAAAAGGGGGCATACTCAGAAAACTTTAAGTTTACTGCAGTTAATGGAACAGGGGAACACTAAGCCCAACATATTTAACTACAACATCATCATAGATGCCCTTTGCAGAGATGGGAACTCAGATGCTGCTATCAACATCATGAACGAGATGAAGCAGAAAG GTCTGCTTGAAGTTGGAAGAATTGGCGATGCAGAAAATATTTATGCCGAGATGCTATCTACGGGCCCCACACCTGATAAATACACACATAGCACTTTGCTCAATGGTTATTTTAAGTATGGACTTGTTGAAGAAGCTATGTCGTTCTTCAATAAGTTGGAAAGAGAGATAGAATATACTAGCATTGAAGTTTACAATGTTGTCATTGATGGATTGTGCAAAAATGGTAAACTTGACAAAGCTCGTGTGATTTTTGAGAAGCTTTCTTTAATTGGAATGCTTCCGAATGTGAGAACATACACTATAATGATAAATGGATTTAGTTTTGAAGGGTTTTTGGATGAAGCTAAAGATATGCTTAGAAAAATGGAGGACAACGGTTGTACGCCAAACAATGTTACATACAATGTTTTTTGTGCGAGGATATCTAAGGTGCAGCAAAATTAA
- the LOC129899774 gene encoding pentatricopeptide repeat-containing protein At1g62670, mitochondrial-like — protein sequence MISANSRNPVRMESDIHQTLVIRTVMQLAAAGYICCLMPYMKLHQLSRIPCLYILKIESKLGIPINGVIQNSVINGYCLMHRADCGLSLLPIYLKNGISFDVVTFTTLIRGIFAENKVKDAVELFKKVVREKICEPNQVMHATVMNGLSKTGHTQKTSSLLRLMEQGNTKPDICIYNIVVDALCSDRNLDTAINLLNEIKQKGIPPNIVTYNTLIDGLCKLGQWEKVKTLFSEMVVNLNIYPNVCTFTIVIDGLCKEGKVADAKEVVGHMVKKGVEPDIITYNAMMDYIKKKLDEAMQLFREISQKGSMSNIVTTLLSCKYGLVEEAMSLFKKLERKREDTSIAFYNVVINGLCKNGKLKEAYAVFENLYFIGLLPDVRTYNVMINGFCLEGLFDEAKEILRKMEDNGCFPDSVTYNVIVQGFLRSNKISEIATFMKEMAERGFLFDATTTELLVNIIRKNPSVLDMIPELHSEKKQ from the exons ATGATATCTGCAAACAGCAGAAATCCTGTGAGAATGGAATCAGATATCCACCAGACTTTGGTGATTCGGACTGTAATGCAGCTAGCTGCTGCAGGATATATCTGCTGCCTAATGCCTTATATGAAACTACATCAGCTCAGTCGTATACCTTGTCTTTACATTCTTAAGATTGAATCT AAATTGGGCATCCCAATTAATGGAGTCATCCAAAATAGCGTGATTAATGGTTATTGCCTAATGCACCGTGCTGATTGTGGGCTTTCGCTGTTACCCATTTACTTGAAGAATGGCATTTCATTTGATGTTGTCACCTTTACTACACTAATAAGGGGAATCTTTGCTGAAAATAAGGTCAAAGATGCtgttgaattgttcaaaaagGTGGTGAGAGAGAAGATTTGTGAACCCAACCAAGTCATGCATGCAACAGTAATGAATGGGCTCAGCAAAACGGGACATACTCAGAAAACTTCAAGTTTGCTACGGTTAATGGAACAAGGGAACACAAAGCCTGACATATGCATCTACAATATTGTCGTTGATGCCCTTTGCAGTGATAGAAATTTAGATACTGCTATCAATCTTTTGAACGAGATCAAGCAGAAAGGCATTCCTCCTAACATAGTCACCTATAATACACTGATTGATGGTTTGTGTAAGCTTGGTCAGTGGGAAAAGGTTAAGACTTTGTTCTCTGAGATGGTCGTGAACCTTAATATTTATCCAAATGTGTGCACCTTCACCATAGTGATAGATGGACTATGTAAAGAAGGGAAAGTGGCAGATGCCAAGGAAGTAGTGGGTCACATGGTCAAAAAAGGTGTAGAGCCTGATATAATCACCTACAATGCGATGATGGATTATATT aaaaagaaattggatGAGGCAATGCAATTGTTTCGTGAAATTTCTCAAAAGGGATCAATGTCTAATATTGTTACTACACTACTATCTTGCAAG TATGGACTTGTTGAAGAAGCTATGTCACTCTTTAAAAAGttggaaagaaagagagaagataCTAGTATTGCATTTTACAATGTTGTCATTAATGGGTTGTGCAAAAATGGTAAACTCAAAGAAGCTTATGCTGTTTTTGAGAATCTTTATTTCATTGGATTGCTTCCGGATGTGAGAACATACAATGTAATGATAAATGGATTTTGTCTCGAAGGGTTGTTTGATGAAGCTAAAGAGATTCTAAGAAAAATGGAAGACAATGGTTGCTTTCCAGACAGTGTCACTTACAATGTTATTGTGCAAGGATTTCTCAGGAGCAACAAAATTAGTGAAATCGCAACTTTCATGAAAGAAATGGCCGAAAGGGGCTTCTTATTTGATGCAACTACAACTGAGTTATTGGTAAACATTATAAGGAAGAATCCTTCCGTCCTTGATATGATACCAGAGCTTCACTCAGAAAAAAAACAGTGA